A stretch of DNA from Bacillus sp. NP157:
CCTGCCCACACGGTGGCGCCGTAGCACTGGCAGCACGGCTGCGAGCTGGTCGCGAGGGTGAACGCGCTGCCGTCTTCGTTGAGGCGGAAACGCTGCAGGCGCTGCTGCGCGAGCATGTACGCCATCATCTCGGCGTGCGCCACCGAGCAGCTCTGCGGCACGACGCGGTTCACGCCGACGGCGACGATGCGGTCGTTGCCGTCGAACACCACGGCGCCGAACGGGCCACCCGTCTCGGCATCCACGTTCTGCGCGGACAACGCGATGGCGAGGCCGACCTTGGCTTCGTCACCGGCATACGCCACCGATGCGTCCACGGCGTCGTGGACCCAGGCCGGCAGGGTGAGGTGGACCTGTGCGTACAACATCAGGACTGCTTCGCCCACGAATCGCGCAGCGTCACCACGCGGTTGAACACCGGGGCAGCGTGCGTGTGGTCGTGCATGTCGGCGACGAAGAAGCCAAGGCGTTCGAACTGCACGCGGTCTTCGCGCTCCGCGCCGGCGGCGGCCGGCTCGACGAAACCGTGCACCACGCGACGCGAGTCGGGGTTCAGGTGATCCTTGTAGGTCTTGCCGTCGGTGTCGTCGTCCGGATCGGCCGCGTCGAACAGGCGGTCGTAGAGGCGGACCACCGCCGGCACGGCGTCGCGCGCGCTGACCCAGTGGATCGTGCCCTTCACCTTGCGGTCGGAGCCGGGCATGCCGGTGCGCGATTCGAGGTCGAGGGTGCAACGCAGTTCGACCACGTCGCCGGCGTCGTTCTTGACCAGTTCGTCGCAGCGCACGATGCCGACGCCACGCAGGCGCACTTCACCGTCGGGCGTGAGGCGATGGAAGCCCTTCGGCGGCACCTCGGCGAAATCCTCGCGCTCGATCCACAGCTCGGGCGAGAACGGCACGCTGCGCGAACCGAAGCTTTCGTCCTTGGGGTGGTTCGGGAAGGTGAGCGTCTCGGCGTGCGCGGCCGGCAGGTTGGTGATGGTGAGCTTGAGCGGATCGATCACGGCGAGGCGACGCGGCGCCTTCGCGTCGAGGTCTTCGCGCACGCAGCCTTCCAGCACGCTCATGTCGATGGTGCTGTTCTGCTTGCTCACGCCGATGCGTTCCCAGAACAGGCGGATGCCTGCCGGGGTGAAACCGCGGCGACGCACGCCGGCGACGGTCGGCATGCGCGGATCGTCCCAGCCATCGACCAGGTTTTCCGAGACCAGCGTGATCAGCTTGCGCTTGCTCATCACCGTGTAGTTGAGGTTGCCGCGCGAAAACTCGATCTGGCGCGGCTTGCTCGGCACGGTGGGCAGGCCGGCGGCGACCAGCGAACTCCACAGGGCCGGATCGTTGGCGAGGTCGACGCTATCCACGCACCAGTCGTACAGCGGGCGGTGGTCTTCGAATTCCAGCGTGCACAGCGAATGGGTGATGCCTTCCACCGCGTCCGACAGCGAATGCGCGAAGTCGTACATCGGGTAGATCGGCCACGCATCGCCGGTGTTCTGGTGGTGCACCTTGCGTACGCGGTACAACGCGGGATCGCGCAGGTTGATGTTGCCCGAGGCCATGTCGAGCTTCGCGCGCAGCGTCTTGCTGCCGTCGGCGAACTCGCCGGCGCGCATGCGCTGGAACAGGTCGAGGTTTTCTTCCACCGAGCGGTCGCGGTAGGGCGAGTTGCGGCCCGGCTCGGTGAGGGTGCCGCGGTATTCGCGCACTTCCTCGGCCGAGAGGTCGTCGACGTACGCCAGGCCCAGGCGGATCAGCTTCAGCGCCGACTGGTAGAACACCTCGAAGTAGTCCGAGGCGTGGCGCAGTTCGGCCCACTCGAAGCCGAGCCACTTCACGTCGCGCTGGATCGACTCGACGTACTCGATGTCTTCCTTCGACGGGTTGGTGTCATCGAAGCGCAGGTTGCAGGTGCCCGCGAACTCCCCGGCAAGGCCGAAGTTCAGGCAGATGGACTTGGCATGCCCCAGGTGCAGGTAGCCGTTCGGCTCCGGCGGGAAGCGGGTGTGGATCACCGTGTGCTTGCCGGAGGCCAGGTCGTCGCGGACGATCTGGCGGATGAAGTGCTGCTGCAGGACGGGCGTTTCGGTAGACATCGTCGAGTGGCTCTGGGGTAGGGGCGCGGCAAACGTCCGAGTTTACCGTTCCTGCGCCCGCGATGCTTGCCGCCGGGCGGTGGGGCGGGGTAGGTTCCCCGCATGCAGCCCCTACTCAAGCTTATCCGGGACGTTCCCGACTTCCCGCGCCCCGGCATCATGTTCAAGGACATCACGCCCTTGCTCGCCGACGCGTCGGCGTTCGCCCAGTGCATCGACGCGCTTTGCGCGCCCTGGCGTGGCCAGGGCATCCGCGCCGTCTGCGGGATCGAATCGCGCGGTTTCATCTTCGGCGCGGCCATGGCCCAGGCACTGGGGGCCGGCTTCGTACCGATCCGCAAGGCCGGCAAGCTGCCGCCGCCGGTGGTCGGCATGGATTACGGGCTGGAATACGGCCTGGATCGCCTGGAGATCGGCACCGAGGCCCTGTCGCCGGGTGAGCGCGTGATCATCGTCGACGACGTGCTCGCCACCGGCGGCACGCTGGATGCCGGCCGCCGCCTGGTCGAGCGGTTGGGCGCCGAGGTGATGGGTGCCAGCGTGGTGATCGAACTGGGTGGCCTGGCCGGCCGCGCGCGCTGGAGCGGCGACGCCCCGTTGCATGCCCTGGTCGCTTACTGAGCCCGTCGCTTACTGAGCCGCCCGGGCGGGCTTTTCTTCGCTGATGCTCTCGACCAGCACGATCTCGCAGCCACCGGCGCCGGTGTCTTCGCGGGTCAGCGAGGTGTCCCAGTGCCAGCCGTCGTCGCGCTTGATGTCGACGAGGAAGCCTTCGAAGTGGACCACTTCGCCCTGGCGCACGTCGCGCAGCTGGCGGGC
This window harbors:
- a CDS encoding nucleoside deaminase; this encodes MLYAQVHLTLPAWVHDAVDASVAYAGDEAKVGLAIALSAQNVDAETGGPFGAVVFDGNDRIVAVGVNRVVPQSCSVAHAEMMAYMLAQQRLQRFRLNEDGSAFTLATSSQPCCQCYGATVWAGIDTLLIGARASDVEELTPFDEGPLPADWVGELERRGIAVRRDILRDDARTVLRHYGEIGAAY
- a CDS encoding glutamine--tRNA ligase/YqeY domain fusion protein, which gives rise to MSTETPVLQQHFIRQIVRDDLASGKHTVIHTRFPPEPNGYLHLGHAKSICLNFGLAGEFAGTCNLRFDDTNPSKEDIEYVESIQRDVKWLGFEWAELRHASDYFEVFYQSALKLIRLGLAYVDDLSAEEVREYRGTLTEPGRNSPYRDRSVEENLDLFQRMRAGEFADGSKTLRAKLDMASGNINLRDPALYRVRKVHHQNTGDAWPIYPMYDFAHSLSDAVEGITHSLCTLEFEDHRPLYDWCVDSVDLANDPALWSSLVAAGLPTVPSKPRQIEFSRGNLNYTVMSKRKLITLVSENLVDGWDDPRMPTVAGVRRRGFTPAGIRLFWERIGVSKQNSTIDMSVLEGCVREDLDAKAPRRLAVIDPLKLTITNLPAAHAETLTFPNHPKDESFGSRSVPFSPELWIEREDFAEVPPKGFHRLTPDGEVRLRGVGIVRCDELVKNDAGDVVELRCTLDLESRTGMPGSDRKVKGTIHWVSARDAVPAVVRLYDRLFDAADPDDDTDGKTYKDHLNPDSRRVVHGFVEPAAAGAEREDRVQFERLGFFVADMHDHTHAAPVFNRVVTLRDSWAKQS
- a CDS encoding adenine phosphoribosyltransferase is translated as MQPLLKLIRDVPDFPRPGIMFKDITPLLADASAFAQCIDALCAPWRGQGIRAVCGIESRGFIFGAAMAQALGAGFVPIRKAGKLPPPVVGMDYGLEYGLDRLEIGTEALSPGERVIIVDDVLATGGTLDAGRRLVERLGAEVMGASVVIELGGLAGRARWSGDAPLHALVAY